TATATTGTTCAGTCCTCTTAATATGTACATTATGggttaaattctttttatattcATGAATTTTGGCACACATTGAAGATGAAATCTTGGCCCTTTTATATAAAAGGCACTGGGTAGTGCTGGGAGGCTAGGTTGAGGGGTTATATTGAGGGGTTATATTGAGGGAGTGTTTAATAGCCGTTCGATTCAGTACAGAGTTATTATTGGACATGGCCCTCGTTATAGAAGCTCCTTGTAGTGAGCCTCAATTGGGCTATTGTGGACTCAGGGCTACATTTCTAATTCTCAACATTCTGCAATCAAGAAAGATAGGCATTCAAGTATTTAACTTTTCAGTGGTTAATTGCAATTTACTTCAATTACATGGAttagaaaatttataaaaatggtCTTTGCCATTTTCACTTGTAATATTGCTTCCTCTCAAACAAATTACACAtgagcaaaaaaaaagaaaaaaagaacctTGACAGTGAACATAAGCTGttcaaaacaatgaaaatcatctccaaaaaatcaaagtagTTGTGGAGGAATCAACCAATCCCTCCTAACTCATATCATATTCATATGTATCAATAAGGAAGCAACCCAGATGAAATTAAAGGCTCAAAAAGACATCTGTTCACCATCATCGTAATTTGGGAATGTGACACATTTGAAAACTTTGCACTTTGAACATAAAACCTGACCAATCTGCAGCAAAAAATAGCAACTATGAAAAAATATCAAACCCTTCACTTAAATCTGTTCTGGGCTTCcacaaaaattgaaactgGCAAATGAAAAAGTACTGGGATTAGGGAGGAGAGCCTCAAACTTACAGCTCTGCAAGCTGGGCATCGACGGTAGATTCGATTGGTCTCAGATTTCACATTGGTTTTCTGGCCTTTGCAAAAATCACAGAGCAACCACCCTCTGCCATTGCAGGCCTCGCACAGAACTGCTACATCACCCTTGGAAAAAGCTGGACCAGAGTCAGTCAGATGACAAACAATTGAAATGGTGAAGCTC
The window above is part of the Prunus dulcis chromosome 1, ALMONDv2, whole genome shotgun sequence genome. Proteins encoded here:
- the LOC117614545 gene encoding uncharacterized protein LOC117614545, coding for MATMMTFAPWKLSSLRILPPLPSTTRRLVKPAHCVPIQQQRQEPEGDVAVLCEACNGRGWLLCDFCKGQKTNVKSETNRIYRRCPACRAIGQVLCSKCKVFKCVTFPNYDDGEQMSF